One Phoenix dactylifera cultivar Barhee BC4 chromosome 8, palm_55x_up_171113_PBpolish2nd_filt_p, whole genome shotgun sequence genomic window carries:
- the LOC103702965 gene encoding putative adenylate cyclase regulatory protein isoform X1, with amino-acid sequence MESGGVGELVEMCIEAASASPETVEKWRRQRRTLERLPAQLADALLRRLIHRRLLYPSLLELFQHSVEEIDLKGASYVDAEWMAYLGAFRYLRSLNLADCRAINNSALWLVTGMTSLKELDLSRCSKITDAGLKHVLSIKNLEKLCISETGLTADGVMLLSSLSNLCLLDIGGIPVTDKALSSLQVLTRLEHLDLWGSKISNNGAAVLKTFPRLSFLNLAWTNVTRLPNLPSLTCLNMSSCTIRSIFDGDCKASAPLSKLLLPGAIIDDIDKAFRGVEVNHMAFLDLSGSSICNFHFLVKMKRLKHLDLSFSRMSDTLIEQVADVGVNLRYLNLSNTKLTTQGVCILAGNVMNLESLSLSHTAIDDTALAYIGMMPSLRMLDLSATNIKGFVYWQRDDLEKIFSLSMLQNLSHLESLNLEETKVRDEAIYPLGFLRGLNCLYLKSDFLSDISLHALASLSNLKFLGFRGAVLTNSGLLLYMPPLTLRVLDLKGCWLLTEDIVSSFCRTHPHIEVRHESVQMIYTNENVSAGSSPFHRTTQAPKLKSKGGKLSQAPSGFPEVAFADERIKYTREELLELQLLPLSSFALCDPDVLPKVLRKE; translated from the exons ATGGAATCTGGCGGGGTTGGAGAGTTGGTGGAGATGTGTATTGAAGCGGCGAGCGCCAGCCCGGAGACCGTGGAGAAATGGCGGAGGCAGCGGAGGACCCTCGAACGCCTTCCCGCCCAGCTCGCCGACGCACTCCTTCGCCGCCTCATCCATCGCCGCCTCCTTTACCCCTCCTTGCTAGA ACTTTTCCAGCACTCAGTGGAGGAAATTGACTTGAAAGGTGCAAGCTACGTGGATGCAGAGTGGATGGCATACTTGGGTGCATTTCGTTACCTGCGTAGTTTAAATCTTGCGGACTGCAGGGCCATCAACAATTCTGCTCTTTGGCTAGTCACAG GAATGACTAGTCTCAAGGAGTTGGATCTGTcaaggtgctctaagattactGATGCTGGCCTTAAGCATGTGCTATCCATTAAAAATCTGGAGAAGCTATGCATTTCAGAGACTGGATTGACTGCTGATGGAGTGATGCTCCTCTCTTCCCTTAGCAACTTGTGTCTGTTGGATATAGGAGGCATCCCTGTCACCGACAAAGCACTATCTTCATTACAG GTTTTGACAAGACTGGAGCACTTGGATTTGTGGGGTAGCAAAATTTCCAACAATGGAGCTGCTGTCCTCAAAACGTTTCCTAGATTAAGTTTCTTGAATCTAGCTTGGACCAATGTCACTAGGTTGCCAAATCTTCCTTCTCTCACATGCTTAAACATGAGCAGTTGCACTATTCGTTCTATATTTGATGGAGACTGCAAAGCTAGTGCTCCTTTATCAAAGCTTCTTCTTCCTGGAGCTATTATTGATGATATTGATAAAGCATTTCGCGGTGTGGAAGTAAACCATATGGCATTCCTTGATCTGTCTGGCTCGTCCATTTGCAACTTCCATTTTTTGGTCAAAATGAAAAGACTAAAGCATTTGGATCTCAGCTTCAGCAGAATGTCTGATACTTTAATTGAACAAGTTGCAGATGTTGGAGTAAATTTAAGATATTTAAATCTTAGCAATACCAAACTCACCACCCAGGGAGTTTGTATATTGGCTGGAAATGTAATGAACCTTGAATCTCTATCTTTATCTCACACAGCAATTGACGACACTGCTCTCGCATATATTGGTATGATGCCTTCTTTAAGAATGCTTGATTTGAGCGCTACAAATATCAAAg GTTTTGTTTACTGGCAAAGAGAtgatttagaaaaaatattttcactaAGCATGCTTCAGAATCTTAGTCACTTGGAAAGTCTAAACTTGGAAGAGACAAAAGTAAGAGATGAAGCAATCTATCCCTTGGGATTCTTGAGGGGATTGAACTGTTTGTATCTGAAGAGTGATTTCCTATCAGATATCTCCTTGCATGCCTTGGCGTCTCTGTCAAACTTGAAATTTCTTGGATTCCGTGGTGCTGTATTGACCAACTCTGGGCTTCTTCTATATATGCCTCCATTAACACTTCGTGTACTAGATCTGAAAGGATGCTGGCTCTTAACTGAGGATATTGTTTCATCGTTTTGTAGAACCCACCCTCATATTGAGGTGAGACATGAATCTGTTCAAATGATCTACACTAATGAAAATGTTAGTGCTGGTTCATCCCCATTCCACAGAACAACCCAAGCACCAAAATTGAAATCAAAGGGGGGAAAATTATCACAAGCCCCAAGTGGATTCCCAGAGGTTGCTTTTGCAG ATGAAAGAATTAAATATACCAGAGAGGAATTGCTGGAGTTGCAGCTTTTGCCTCTATCAAGTTTTGCACTCTGTGATCCAGATGTGCTGCCAAAAGTGCTGAGGAAGGAATAA
- the LOC103702965 gene encoding putative adenylate cyclase regulatory protein isoform X2, producing the protein MAYLGAFRYLRSLNLADCRAINNSALWLVTGMTSLKELDLSRCSKITDAGLKHVLSIKNLEKLCISETGLTADGVMLLSSLSNLCLLDIGGIPVTDKALSSLQVLTRLEHLDLWGSKISNNGAAVLKTFPRLSFLNLAWTNVTRLPNLPSLTCLNMSSCTIRSIFDGDCKASAPLSKLLLPGAIIDDIDKAFRGVEVNHMAFLDLSGSSICNFHFLVKMKRLKHLDLSFSRMSDTLIEQVADVGVNLRYLNLSNTKLTTQGVCILAGNVMNLESLSLSHTAIDDTALAYIGMMPSLRMLDLSATNIKGFVYWQRDDLEKIFSLSMLQNLSHLESLNLEETKVRDEAIYPLGFLRGLNCLYLKSDFLSDISLHALASLSNLKFLGFRGAVLTNSGLLLYMPPLTLRVLDLKGCWLLTEDIVSSFCRTHPHIEVRHESVQMIYTNENVSAGSSPFHRTTQAPKLKSKGGKLSQAPSGFPEVAFADERIKYTREELLELQLLPLSSFALCDPDVLPKVLRKE; encoded by the exons ATGGCATACTTGGGTGCATTTCGTTACCTGCGTAGTTTAAATCTTGCGGACTGCAGGGCCATCAACAATTCTGCTCTTTGGCTAGTCACAG GAATGACTAGTCTCAAGGAGTTGGATCTGTcaaggtgctctaagattactGATGCTGGCCTTAAGCATGTGCTATCCATTAAAAATCTGGAGAAGCTATGCATTTCAGAGACTGGATTGACTGCTGATGGAGTGATGCTCCTCTCTTCCCTTAGCAACTTGTGTCTGTTGGATATAGGAGGCATCCCTGTCACCGACAAAGCACTATCTTCATTACAG GTTTTGACAAGACTGGAGCACTTGGATTTGTGGGGTAGCAAAATTTCCAACAATGGAGCTGCTGTCCTCAAAACGTTTCCTAGATTAAGTTTCTTGAATCTAGCTTGGACCAATGTCACTAGGTTGCCAAATCTTCCTTCTCTCACATGCTTAAACATGAGCAGTTGCACTATTCGTTCTATATTTGATGGAGACTGCAAAGCTAGTGCTCCTTTATCAAAGCTTCTTCTTCCTGGAGCTATTATTGATGATATTGATAAAGCATTTCGCGGTGTGGAAGTAAACCATATGGCATTCCTTGATCTGTCTGGCTCGTCCATTTGCAACTTCCATTTTTTGGTCAAAATGAAAAGACTAAAGCATTTGGATCTCAGCTTCAGCAGAATGTCTGATACTTTAATTGAACAAGTTGCAGATGTTGGAGTAAATTTAAGATATTTAAATCTTAGCAATACCAAACTCACCACCCAGGGAGTTTGTATATTGGCTGGAAATGTAATGAACCTTGAATCTCTATCTTTATCTCACACAGCAATTGACGACACTGCTCTCGCATATATTGGTATGATGCCTTCTTTAAGAATGCTTGATTTGAGCGCTACAAATATCAAAg GTTTTGTTTACTGGCAAAGAGAtgatttagaaaaaatattttcactaAGCATGCTTCAGAATCTTAGTCACTTGGAAAGTCTAAACTTGGAAGAGACAAAAGTAAGAGATGAAGCAATCTATCCCTTGGGATTCTTGAGGGGATTGAACTGTTTGTATCTGAAGAGTGATTTCCTATCAGATATCTCCTTGCATGCCTTGGCGTCTCTGTCAAACTTGAAATTTCTTGGATTCCGTGGTGCTGTATTGACCAACTCTGGGCTTCTTCTATATATGCCTCCATTAACACTTCGTGTACTAGATCTGAAAGGATGCTGGCTCTTAACTGAGGATATTGTTTCATCGTTTTGTAGAACCCACCCTCATATTGAGGTGAGACATGAATCTGTTCAAATGATCTACACTAATGAAAATGTTAGTGCTGGTTCATCCCCATTCCACAGAACAACCCAAGCACCAAAATTGAAATCAAAGGGGGGAAAATTATCACAAGCCCCAAGTGGATTCCCAGAGGTTGCTTTTGCAG ATGAAAGAATTAAATATACCAGAGAGGAATTGCTGGAGTTGCAGCTTTTGCCTCTATCAAGTTTTGCACTCTGTGATCCAGATGTGCTGCCAAAAGTGCTGAGGAAGGAATAA
- the LOC103703045 gene encoding pentatricopeptide repeat-containing protein At3g49170, chloroplastic, protein MARRGVPADLVTYSILLRSCIRSRDLARGRLLHRRLLDSALPLDSVVTNSLITLYSKCGDWDAACSIFEEMGSRRNLVSWTAMISSAAQNGMEETAIEMFREMLEMGFSPNEFSFSSVIQACSNTKFMSVGKVVLGSVSKMGFFPWDVSVGCALIDMFAKTHDLVSARKVFDRMLDRNLVAWTLMITRFGQHGCGKEAISLFVDMVLDGFEPDRFTMSSVISACTELESIKLGQQLHSLAIRNGFASDTCIGCSLIDMYAKCAVGVSMDDSRKVFDRMPEHNVMSWTAVISGYVQSGGHDEEAIKLLCKMMQGRVWPNHFTYSCILKACASLSDPEMGEQVHAHVVKSGLASVNFVGNSLVSMYARSGRMEDAIKAFDVLYEKNIISYNAVIDGYLKNSNAEEALELLHQTESMDIGVSAFTFASLLSSAASIGMMSKGQQMHAQLLKTGFGLDKGIGNSLISMYSRCGDIEDACRVFYEMDDHNVISWTSMITGFAKHGYANRALRLFHEMISTEAKPNEVTYIAVLSACGHAGLVKEGWEHFYTMQRDHGIIPRMEHYACMVDMLGRSGLLNEAVELITSMPFKADALLWRTLLGACRTHGNIELGKLSAKNIMELEPQDPAAHVLLSNLYAAAGKWEDVEKIRIGMKERKLNKEAGLSWMEIENTIHKFHAGDTSHPQAQETYAKLDELMAEIKEMGYVPDTNFVLHDMEDELKEQYLFQHSEKIAVAYGLICTSAPKPIRIFKNLRVCGDCHAAIMYISKATGREVILRDSNRFHRFSNGECSCGGTGKTLHALCGYVMVHAAVQTKI, encoded by the coding sequence ATGGCCCGCCGCGGCGTCCCGGCCGACCTTGTCACCTACTCCATCCTCCTCCGCTCCTGCATCCGCTCCCGCGACCTCGCCCGCGGCCGCCTCCTCCATCGCCGCCTCCTCGATTCCGCCCTTCCCCTGGACTCCGTCGTCACCAACTCCCTTATCACCCTCTACTCCAAATGCGGCGATTGGGACGCCGCCTGCTCCATCTTCGAGGAAATGGGCAGCCGAAGAAATCTAGTTTCCTGGACCGCCATGATCTCCAGCGCGGCCCAGAATGGGATGGAAGAAACAGCCATAGAGATGTTCCGCGAAATGCTCGAAATGGGGTTTAGCCCGAATGAGTTCAGCTTCTCTAGCGTCATTCAAGCTTGCTCGAATACGAAGTTCATGTCGGTTGGGAAAGTGGTTCTTGGATCTGTGTCCAAAATGGGATTTTTCCCGTGGGATGTATCAGTTGGGTGTGCTCTGATCGATATGTTTGCGAAGACCCACGACTTGGTTTCAGCTCGCAAGGTCTTCGACAGAATGCTCGATAGGAACTTGGTCGCTTGGACCCTGATGATCACGAGATTCGGGCAACATGGCTGTGGAAAAGAAGCAATCAGTTTGTTCGTAGATATGGTGCTCGACGGGTTCGAGCCTGACCGCTTTACCATGAGCAGCGTGATCTCTGCTTGCACCGAGCTGGAGTCCATTAAGTTGGGGCAGCAACTGCACTCTCTAGCGATTCGAAATGGATTTGCCTCCGATACCTGCATAGGTTGCAGCCTCATAGACATGTATGCAAAATGTGCAGTAGGGGTATCGATGGATGATTCAAGGAAGGTTTTTGATCGGATGCCTGAGCATAACGTCATGTCGTGGACAGCGGTGATATCAGGCTATGTGCAAAGTGGAGGGCATGATGAGGAAGCAATAAAGCTCTTGTGCAAGATGATGCAGGGAAGAGTTTGGCCAAACCATTTTACCTATTCTTGCATTCTCAAGGCATGTGCCAGTCTATCTGATCCTGAGATGGGGGAACAGGTCCATGCACATGTTGTGAAATCAGGTCTAGCATCGGTAAATTTCGTAGGTAACTCTTTAGTCAGCATGTATGCACGGTCAGGTAGGATGGAAGATGCCATCAAAGCTTTTGATGTACTGTATGAAAAGAATATCATTTCATACAATGCCGTTATTGATGGTTATTTGAAGAATTCCAATGCCGAAGAAGCCctcgagctccttcatcaaaCTGAGAGCATGGACATTGGAGTAAGTGCTTTTACATTTGCTAGTCTTTTGAGTTCTGCTGCAAGCATTGGAATGATGAGCAAGGGCCAGCAGATGCATGCCCAGCTACTAAAGACAGGATTTGGATTGGATAAGGGTATTGGTAATTCACTTATATCTATGTATTCTAGGTGTGGAGACATAGAGGATGCTTGCCGAGTTTTCTATGAGATGGATGATCATAATGTGATCTCATGGACGTCGATGATCACAGGTTTTGCTAAGCATGGGTATGCAAACCGAGCACTCAGGTTGTTCCATGAGATGATCTCAACTGAGGCTAAGCCAAATGAGGTCACTTACATTGCTGTTCTATCTGCTTGTGGCCATGCGGGTCTAGTTAAGGAAGGGTGGGAGCACTTCTACACCATGCAAAGGGATCATGGGATTATTCCAAGGATGGAGCATTATGCTTGCATGGTTGATATGCTAGGGCGATCAGGCCTTCTTAATGAAGCTGTTGAGTTAATAACTTCGATGCCTTTCAAGGCTGATGCCTTGTTGTGGAGGACTTTGCTTGGTGCATGTAGAACTCATGGAAACATTGAGCTGGGCAAACTCTCTGCTAAAAATATCATGGAGCTGGAGCCGCAAGATCCAGCAGCCCATGTCTTGCTATCAAACTTGTATGCTGCAGCTGGCAAGTGGGAGGATGTGGAAAAAATAAGGATTGgcatgaaagagaggaaattgaACAAAGAAGCTGGATTGAGTTGGATGGAGATAGAGAACACCATCCATAAGTTTCATGCAGGAGATACTTCTCATCCACAAGCCCAAGAGACATATGCAAAATTGGATGAATTGATGGCTGAAATCAAGGAAATGGGGTATGTACCTGACACAAATTTCGTTCTTCATGACATGGAGGATGAGCTAAAGGAACAGTACCTGTTCCAGCACAGTGAGAAGATAGCAGTGGCCTACGGTCTTATATGCACATCTGCACCAAAACCCATTCGCATATTTAAGAACCTTCGTGTTTGTGGAGATTGTCATGCTGCAATCATGTACATCTCAAAGGCCACTGGACGGGAAGTAATTTTGAGGGATTCTAATCGGTTCCATCGGTTCAGCAATGGGGAGTGCTCTTGTGGGGGTACTGGTAAAACTCTGCATGCTCTTTGCGGTTATGTGATGGTGCATGCTGCGGTCCAAACTAAAATTTGA